From Streptomyces cyaneogriseus subsp. noncyanogenus, the proteins below share one genomic window:
- a CDS encoding response regulator, translated as MNAPGTSPIRILLADDHALVRRGVRLILDREPDLRVVAEAGDGAQTVELARAHDVDLAVLDIAMPRLTGLQAARELTALKPGLRVLMLTMHDNEQYLFQALRAGACGYVLKSVADRDLVAACRAAMRDEPFLYPGAVAALIRSHLDRVRQGEEGAGGLLTPREEEVVKLVAEGHSSKEIAELLFISVKTVQRHRANLLHKLGLRDRLELTRYAIRVGLVEP; from the coding sequence GTGAACGCGCCCGGTACGTCCCCGATCCGCATCCTCCTCGCCGACGACCACGCCCTGGTGCGCCGCGGCGTGCGCCTCATCCTCGACCGGGAGCCGGACCTGCGGGTGGTCGCCGAGGCCGGGGACGGCGCGCAGACGGTCGAGCTGGCCCGCGCCCACGACGTCGACCTGGCCGTGCTGGACATCGCCATGCCGCGTCTGACGGGTCTTCAGGCGGCCCGTGAGCTGACCGCGCTCAAGCCGGGGCTGCGGGTGCTGATGCTGACCATGCACGACAACGAGCAGTACCTGTTCCAGGCGTTGCGCGCCGGGGCCTGCGGGTACGTCCTGAAGTCCGTCGCCGACCGGGATCTGGTCGCCGCCTGCCGGGCCGCGATGCGCGACGAGCCGTTCCTGTACCCCGGCGCGGTCGCCGCCCTGATCCGCAGCCATCTGGACCGGGTGCGCCAGGGCGAGGAGGGCGCCGGGGGCCTGCTGACGCCGCGCGAGGAGGAGGTGGTCAAACTCGTCGCCGAGGGCCACTCCTCGAAGGAGATCGCCGAGCTGCTGTTCATCAGCGTCAAGACGGTCCAGCGGCACCGGGCCAACCTGCTGCACAAGCTGGGTCTGCGCGACCGCCTGGAACTGACCAGGTACGCCATCCGCGTCGGCCTCGTCGAACCCTGA